The Microcebus murinus isolate Inina chromosome 1, M.murinus_Inina_mat1.0, whole genome shotgun sequence genome includes a region encoding these proteins:
- the LOC142870018 gene encoding LOW QUALITY PROTEIN: geranylgeranyl transferase type-1 subunit beta-like (The sequence of the model RefSeq protein was modified relative to this genomic sequence to represent the inferred CDS: deleted 1 base in 1 codon) encodes MATTEEERLAGNGEGERLDFLRDRHVRFFQRCLQVLPERYSSLETSRLTIAFFALSGLDMLDSLDVVNKDDIIEWIYSLQVLPTEDVRSNLNRCGFRGSSYLGIPFNPSKLPGTAHPYDSGHIAMTYTGLSCLVILGDDLSRVNKEACLAGLRALQLEDGSFCAVPEGSENDMRFVYCASCICYMLNNWSGMDMKKAISYIRRSMSYDNGLAQGAGLESHGGSTFCGIASLCLMGKLEEVFSEKELNRIKRWCIMRQQNGYHGRPNKPVDTCYSFWVGATLKLLKIFQYTNFEKNRNYILSTQDRLVGGFAKWPDSHPDALHAYFGICGLSLMEESGICKVHPALNVSTRTSERLLNLHQSWKTKDSKQCSENVHIST; translated from the exons ATGGCGACCACTGAGGAGGAGAGGCTGGCAGGGAACGGTGAGGGAGAGCGGCTGGATTTCCTGAGGGACCGGCACGTGCGGTTCTTCCAGCGATGCCTCCAGGTCCTGCCGGAGCGCTATTCTTCACTCGAGACCAGCAGGTTGACAATTGCATTTTTTGCACTCTCCGGGCTGGATATGTTGGATTCCTTAGATGTGGTGAACAAAGATGATATAATAGAGTGGATTTACTCCCTGCAGGTCCTTCCCACAGAAGAC GTGAGATCAAATCTAAATCGTTGTGGTTTCCGAGGCTCTTCATACCTGGGTATTCCATTCAACCCATCAAAGCT tCCTGGAACAGCTCATCCTTATGATAGTGGCCACATAGCAATGACCTACACTGGCCTTTCGTGCTTAGTTATTCTTGGAGACGACTTAAGCCGGGTAAATAAAGAAGCTTGTTTAGCAGGCTTGAGAGCCCTTCAGCTGGAAGATGGGAGTTTTTGTGCAGTACCTGAAGGCAGTGAAAATGACATGAGATTTGTGTACTGTGCTTCCTGTATTTGCTATATGCTCAACAACTGGTCAGGCATGGATATGAAAAAAGCCATCAGCTATATTAGAAGAAGTATGTCCTATGACAATGGGCTGGCACAGGGAGCTGGACTTGAATCTCATGGAGGATCTACTTTTTGTGGCATTGCATCACTATGTCTGATGGGTAAACTAGAAGAagttttttcagaaaaagaattgaACAGGATAAAGAGGTGGTGTATAATGAGGCAACAAAATGGTTATCATGGAAGACCTAATAAGCCTGTAGACACCTGTTATTCTTTTTGGGTGGGAGCAACTCTAAAGCTtctgaaaattttccaatatactaactttgagaaaaatagaaattacatctTATCAACTCAAGATCGCCTCGTAGGGGGATTTGCCAAATGGCCAGATAGTCATCCAGATGCTTTGCATGCATACTTTGGGATCTGTGGCCTGTCACTAATGGAGGAAAGTGGAATTTGTAAAGTTCATCCTGCTCTGAATGTAAGCACACGGACTTCAGAACGCCTTCTAAATCTCCATC